ACTATCCACAACCAGTATTCTTTTTTGCTTATACCAAAATGTGTGCTGTAAGGGTAGTACCGTAACGCTATCGGCAAAATTACCTTTTGCGTATGCTTTTAAGTTCCAATTTTCAAGTGCTATGCTATCATTACTATAAAAGTATGTAATGCCGCTCTGTTTGTACGCTATAAGGCTATTTGCCCAGTTATTAAATACAACAAACTCATTGCTATTGGTACGTTGCCACTTTGTTACAATGTAAATGCTTTGGAATAGTATTATGGCACAAAGCAACGCAACCGTACGCTTGTATTTTTTTTGGAACCCCCACAATACCGCAGCTATAATAATTCCGTATAACGATGCTGTTAGTGGGAGTGTAAAAGAAATATCTTTTATTACTAACCCTTTAAACGAAGCTATCCAGCCTATAAACCCGTTCATGCACTCTATTAAAAACGCCAATACTTTGCCAACTAGCAAAGCCAAATTGCTATATATGTAGTTAATTATTACTACTACAATACCCATTACAAGTACAACGGTAACAGCGGGTATTGCAACAATATTGGCAATGGGGAAAAGCGCAGGAAACTGCCCAAAATAATACAACGTTAACGGTAGTACGCCAAGTTGCGCCACTAAGGATATTACGACAACGTCTGCAAAATAATTGACTACCTTATATTTAGAAATTTTTATTTTACGATACAGTGGCTGTAACCAAACAATACTAAATACCGCAGCATAACTAAGCTGAAAGCCAACATCGAATAAAAAAGATGGCTTTGCCAATAACAGTACCAACATAGAAACAGCTATAGAGTTAAAGGTATTGGCATTACGATTAAAATATAGCCCTATACTTACAAAACTAAACATAACAACAGCTCTTACCACAGATGCTGATAACCCTGCAACTATAGCAAACGACCACAGAAAGGCAAGTATTAGCAGTAATTGAATTAGCCTACCCTTTTTACGAAATCGGGTTAAAGGTTTTAGAATAAGATTGATAATGTAAAAAAGTATGGCTATGTGTAAACCTGATATGGCAAGTATGTGTATAACGCCTGCATCTATATAATCTTGGTTAATGTCCTTATCCATATCTTGCCGTTGCCCTAATAATAGTGCCTTAATAACATTCATAACCTTTGGGCTATAATTATGCTGATTAAAGCTGCTTATAAGGTCATTACGAAAGCATTCAATATAATAATCGGTATTTTTTAGCTGACCAGCTTTAATGTGGTTACTCTTTAGTTTTATCTGATGAAATATATTCTGCCGTTCCATGTAAGCTGCATAGTCAAACTGGTACGGATTTCCTGCTTTTGTAATAGGCTGAGGGGAATCGTATATAACAATAATATCACCTGCATTTAAAAGCTCAGGAAATTTTTTCTTCGATGCTGTTACTAAAATTTTTCCAGTAGCGTATTGTCCGTTTACCGCCTGTACTTTTAAATAATACTTTTCGCTAAAGTTATTAGGTTTAATGCGTTCAGAAATGTACCCTTTTATAGTAGGCTTTTCAGAATCATCAATCATACGAGTATAGTGTGCATTGTGGTTGGGTGCATAATGTAATGATGCAACCCATATACCCAATACCAACGCTGCAATACCTACACTAATGGTAAAATAGGGTTTGGGGAGCAACTCTTTTAACGAAAAGCGGTAAGCCATTACTAAAGCTGCAAAAGCCACTGCCATAATAGCAGATGCCGTTATTGGTTGTATACTATTATTGCTGCCCAAGGCTATGCCTATTGCTGCTATTATTGTAATTGGGATAATGGGGTATTTCAATATCGTCATAAGTTGGTTTTGGATATTGAATGTTTTTTGCTTATTGCAAATTAATCTGCTATAATTCGGTTCGCCTGTACAAAGTTTCTTTTGTAATAGGCTTCGTTCATAGATGATACGGTTACCCCTAGGTGTAATGTAGCATGTAAAAATTTAATTTCGCCATCTGGTGTTACCTCTATTACAAGCCCTACATGGTTTATGTTTTTTCTGCTTGTTCTGTTATCAAAAAACAAAAGATCGCCCTTTTTTACTTTTTTGAGTTTTACTTTTTCCCCCATTCTAGCCATTTCACGAGAGGTTCGTGGTAATACAATATTAAAGGTGTTAAAAGTGGTATATATCATACCACTACAATCTACACCGTTTTGTGTAGTGCCACCTCTTCGGTATTTAGCCCCCTCAAATTCCAGAGCACTGTACACTAACTGCTTAATGAGATAGCTTTCATCGGGAGCGGGTATAAAATCGGGGTCGGGTTCAGGATCTGTTATTAAACCTATATATTGCTTTACAGTAGCTGTGTTTCCAGATGTTCCTTCTGTTGGAGTATCGGTTAAGTCACCAGATAATTCATCCAATACTTCGGTTAGAGCGCCGTTATCGTGTTCAGTATACGAGTACAGCCCCTTATCTATAGCTTCCTGTTTGGATGTAGTTATTTGTGCTGATGATTTCCAAGAAACCAATAGCAAAGCTAAAAACGATATCGATAAGAGTATTTTCAAAATAATAGTTTAATTAGCTGCTGTTGCTTACAAATATAGAAATTTTTTAAAACGGTAGTTAGCTCTTATTTAACGTGCTCAATTATTAGTTTTGCTGTATTAGCACTAGCACCTGCACCACCTAATTTTTGTTCTAAAGCATTATAATCCGCCAATAGTTTTTCACGATGCGGAGTATCGAGTATTTTTTGAAGCTCTGCTTTTATGTTCTTTTTATTAAAGTCGCCTTGTATCAGCTCTTTAACAACTTCCTTATCCATAATCAAATTCACTAAGGAAATATATTTTAAGGTAATAATACGCTTTGCAATTTGGTACGATATCCAGTTGCCCTTGTAGCACACCACTTCGGGTACTTTAAATAAAGCAGTTTCAAGTGTTGCTGTACCCGATGTTACTAAGGCAGCATGTGCAATGCTCAATAAATCGTACGTTTTATTGCTTACAAAGTGGATGCTTCTTTTGTTTAAAAATTGTTCATAAAAGTTATACTCTTGGCTTGGTGCGCCTGCAATTACAAATTGATAGTTTGGGAAATCGTCTACTACCGATAGCATTACCGACAACATTACGGATATTTCCTGCTTACGGCTGCCTGGTAGCAATGCTATAACAGGGCGGTCGTCTAAATTGTGTTCTTTTCGGAATGCTTCATTATCCGTTGTAGGTCTGTTTTGTATTGCATCAATAAGCGGATGCCCCACAAACTCTACAGGAAATTGATGCTTTTTTTCGTAAAAATCCTTCTCAAAAGGCAATATAATATACATTTTGTCTACATCGCGCTTAATGGCTTTAATGCGGTTTTCTTTCCAAGCCCATATTTGTGGCGAAATGTAATAATGCGTTTTTAGCCCTTGTTTACGTGCCCATTTGGCAATGCGCATGTTAAAGCCAGGATAGTCTATAAATACAATTACATCGGGGTTAAAAGCAGTAATATCTTCTTTACAAAATGTAATGTTGTTTAGTATTGTTTTTAAGTTTTGTAGTACCTCCACAAACCCCATAAAAGCCAAATCACGATAATGTTTTACCAGTGTTCCTCCTACTTGTTCCATAAGGTCGCCACCCCAAAAGCGTATTTCCGCTTGGTTATCCTGTTTGTATAACTCTTTCATGAGGTTAGCACCATGTAAGTCGCCCGATGCTTCGCCCGCAATTATGTAATATTTCATGGGTCTAATTTATCTCTCAAAAATAGTGTTTATTTTATTTGTAGTATATATAAAAAAACAGCCTGTGCATAGCACAGGCTGTTTAACGCTTATGTTGTTTTACTTATTGTTTGGTAAATACAAGTGTTGCACCTACAAACGAGTACGTAATATCGCCGTTATCCTCCACAGGTACGTCAACAAGTTCAGGTATGGTTACCGTTAGTGTATTACCCGATCGTGCAAATATTGCAGTTTCAGTTTCGCCATCTCCGTAATCAAAAACTACTGATACCGAGTTGTCAGAAACAGTATACATTCCAACTTCTGGCTCTGCTCCAATACAATCAATAGAATATTCGTAAGAATCCTCAGTACCAATAACAAGGTCAAGCTCTATATCAAGCTCTTCTAGGTTGAATATTGCTGAGTTTTCATTGGCAAAAACGATACTAGAATTACCATAGCACCCTGATTCAGCAATAAAATTAGTTGATGCCGTTCCGTCGTTATTAATATCAGCAGCTTCGTTAGTTGTAAAAGCGGTAAGATTCCATGTTCCGTTTACTGATACGTTACCAGTTGAATCCCCATCATCATCAGAACAAGATACTGTTAACAGTGCCGCAGCAGCAAGAATCATTAATTTTTTCATATAAAAAGTTTTAAAATTTTGTGTAAATATACTTTTTCGAATTAAAATTCAAACAATAACGTAATATTTAACTAAACGCTTAAAAATTCCAGTTGTTAATTTTTTGCATAGCATGGTAGGCTGTTAAATCGTATTGCACGGGCACGATGGATACATATCCGTTTGCCAAAGCCCATTCATCCGTATCCTCGCCATTATCCATATTAACAAATTCACCACTTAACCAATAATAATCTCTTCCTTGCGGGTTGGTACGTTTATCAAACTGCTCTTGCCAGCTTGCTTTTGCCTGTCGGCATACTTTTATGCCTTTAATTTTAGCGGCTGTTAGTTTTGGTAAATTTACATTAAGTATAACACCATCGGGTAAACCGTTTTTTAATACCTCTTGCGCAATTTGCTTTACAAACGTTTTTGTAGGTTCAAAATCAGCATTCCAATCATAATCGCATAACGAAAAACCAATGGCAGGTATGCCTTCCATGCCTGCCTCTACAGCAGCACTCATGGTACCCGAGTAAATTACATTGATGGATGAGTTAGAACCATGATTAATACCCGAAACACAAAGGTCGGGTTTACGTTTTAGTATTTCGTGTACTGCTACTTTTACACTATCTACAGGAGTGCCCGAGCAGCTATACTCCTGTGTTGCATCGCCGTCTTTAGTAATCTTATTTACAAAAAGTGTATTGTTTATGGTTATGGAATGTCCTGTTGCCGATTGCGGACTATCGGGTGCTACCACCACTACATCACCAATTTCTTGCATTACCGCTATAAGCGTTCTAATTCCAGGAGCCGTTATACCATCGTCGTTAGTTACCAGTATAAGTGGTTTTTTAGTCATTATGTAGCTATTTAAAAATAAGAGTTGTATTTTTACGTTTGCTAAAATACGTAAATTAATGGTGTAGCCATTCCTTTAAATGTTACTTAAAATTAAACAGTAGCGCACTTTTGGCACAGTTTTTTATGTAAAGTTAGTCTAAAATGAACGCTATTTTGAGCTATATGAAAAGAAATTATAAAGTATTGATTATTGTTACCGTACTTGCGGTAGCACTTTGGAGTTTTATACCCAAACAAGAAAAGGCATACGACCCAGAAAAGGATAGGATATTAATTGAGTTAATAACCTTTGTGGTAGAGAAAGGGCACTATAGTCCTGAAGAGATTGATGACGAATTCTCTAAAGGAGTATACAAAAACTACCTTGAGAGTATCGACCCATCAAAACGTTTCTTTATCCAGTCGGATATTGAGGAGTTTTCAAAATACGAAACACGCCTTGACGATATGATAAAAAGTAAAGACCTTACTTTTTTTGACCTTACCCATAATAGGCTTAAAGCCAGAATGAGCGAGGCAAAAGGGTTTTATGAAGAAATACTTGAAAAACCGTTTGATTTTACTGCCGATGAGCAGTTTAGTGTTGATTATGACAAACAACCTTATCCTGCAAACGATAATGCACTAAGAAAACGTTGGGAAAAGCAATTAAAACTATCAGTACTATCCTCTGTGGTAGACAAGCAAAAGCTACAAGAAAATCCGCCAGCAGATAAAGGTGATAAGAAAGCGGATACTAAAAAACCAGACGATGTTAAAAAAACATTTGCTGAGCTAGAAAAAGAAGCTAGAGAATCAAATCTTAAATCGTTAAATGATTACTTTGATTTTATTGAAGATTTAAAACGCGAAGAGTGGTTTACTATGTACCTTAACGCTATTGCAGAGCGTTTTGATCCGCATACGTTTTACCTTGCACCTAATGATAAGGAAAAGTTTGATACCAGTATGCGAGGCTCTTTGGAAGGTATTGGTGCTCGATTACTAAAGAAAAGCGACTACATAGAAATATCAGAATTAATACCTGGAGGTCCTGCTTGGAGAGGCAAAGAACTTGAGCCTGGCGATTTGATTATGAAGGTAGCACAAGGCGATGAAGACCCTATTGATATTGCAGGGATGCGTATTGACGATGTGGTGAAAAAAATAAAAGGACCTAAAGGTACAGAAGTACGCCTTACCGTTAAAAAAGTAGACGGAACGATAGATGTAATTTCGATAATACGCGAAGTAGTAGAGATAGAGGAAACCTATGCAAAATCGAGCATAGTTAAAAAAGATGGTAAACTATACGGTATAATCAACTTACCTAAATTCTATATTGATTTTGAAAATAAAGACAACCGTGATGCTGCCAAAGACGTTGCTGTTGAGGTGGCGCGACTGAAAGAAGAGGGTGTAGAAGGTATAATAATGGATTTAAGAAACAACGGAGGAGGTTCGTTACGAACAGTTGTGGATATTACAGGTTTATTCATAGAAAAAGGACCCGTAGTGCAAGTGCGTTCTCGCTCCAACGACGGCTCACCAAATGGCAGGGTTGAGGTATTAAGAGATAACGATGCAACAGTACAATGGGATGGACCGTTAGTAGTACTCGTAAACAACTTCTCGGCATCAGCCTCAGAAATATTTGCTGCTGCCATACAAGATTATAACAGGGGTATTATAATGGGAAGCCGCCATACGTACGGTAAAGGTACAGTACAAAATATTATTGACCTTAACCAGTTTGTACGAAGCAGCTCTATGGGCGACCTTGGCGCGCTTAAAACAACAACACAGAAATTTTACCGAATAAACGGAGGCTCTACACAGCGTGAGGGTGTGTATAGTGATATTGTAATGCCAGACCGTTTCTCGTATATTGATATGGGAGAGCGTGATATGGACTATGCAATGCCTTGGGATAAAATTGCTAAAGCAGATTACCGTACAGCAAACAATAATTTCTCAACTATAGTGTCCGAAAGTAAAAAACGAATGGCATCCAATCCGCAATTCCAGTTAGTAGATGAGAATGCAAAATGGATTAACGAGCAAAAAGATGATAATACCTATAGCCTAGAAATTGATAAATTTAAAGCAGAGCTAACTAAAAATGAGGCTATAACTAAAAAATTTAAGGCACTTAACGATTATAAAAATAACCTGAAGTTTGAGGCTTTAAAGCATGATAAAAAAATCTTTGAGAAAGACCCATCATTCGCAGAGAAAAAAGAGCGTTGGTACGAAAGTCTTTCTAAAGACATATATGTAGAAGAAGCAATTAATGTTCTTGATGATATGCAAGTAGAATCACCGCGTAAAAGCGAGGGCATTGCTAAAACAACAAAAACGATTAAAACCAGATAATTGAATGGATAAATCCAATCAATCGCTTACAGGCTTAGCGCTCCAAAAATTCAAAAAGAATTTTTGGGGCGTTTTAAGTTTTTGGTTTATCCTTATTCTCATTTTTGTAGCTCTGTTTGCTTACGTGCTAGCACCCGATAACACGAAAAACGCTAATTGGGGCGACCTTGCCATTGGCTCCAAATCGCCAGGTTTTACCGTTAAAATGCTTACACTACCACACAACAAACAACAATACACTACCACTTTTGCATCGTACTTTACAGGAAAAACTAACGTAGTACCCAAAGTGCCTATTTTAGATTATAGTATAGTAAACGATAGTATTACATACACCACTTATGCTGAAGATGCCACTATGGCGACTACAAAACGTATAGCACTTGCTAGTTATGGTAATAACGTTACTGTAACTACTATTGAACAAGATTACATCCGAAACCAAAAATTTATACTAGGTACTGATAGCCAAGGGCGCGATTTATTGAGCAGGCTTATTGTAGGCTCACGAGTATCTATAGCCATTGGTTTTGTAGCCGTATTTATATCACTTGTAGTGGGTATATTCTTCGGTGCAATAGCAGGATATTTTGGTGGTAAAGTAGATGCCTTTGTAATGTGGCTTGTAAACATAATATGGTCCATACCTACATTATTGCTTGTTATAGCCATTACATTAGCCTTGGGTAAAGGCTTTTGGCAGGTATTTATTGCCGTAGGGCTAACCATGTGGGTAGAGGTAGCCCGTGTAGTACGCGGGCAGGTAATGAGTTTAAAACAAATGCAATTTGTTACGGCAGCACGTGCCTTAGGGTATCGTGATGGCAGAATCATCTTTAAACACATATTGCCTAATAGTATGGCACCTGTAATTGTTATATCGGCAGCCAATTTTGCTTCTGCAATATTGGTAGAAAGCGGTCTTAGCTTTTTAGGCTTGGGTGCGCAACCTCCTGTGCCCAGTTGGGGCGGTATGATTAAAGACCATTACAATTATATTATTTTAGGGAAACCTTACTTAGCACTTGCGCCTGGTATTGCCATGTTGTTATTGGTACTTGCTTTTATGATGATGGGCAATGCGCTACGCGATTCACTCGATGTAAAAACAGAGTAGTTACTGTATTTATTTTACCACTCGTTTATTCTATTTGCATCAAGCTTTATAAAAATAAAAAGCAGTATGGTAAATGCAAATAAACTCGACCCACCGTACGAGAAAAAGGGTAGCGGTACACCAATAGTTGGGAAAAGGTTAATAAGCATAGCTATGTTTACAAAAAAGTGCATAAACAATATGGCTGCCACACAGTAACCGTAGGTTCGGCTAAAGCTCGATTTTTGGCGTTCGGCAATAAATAAAATTCGTAACAATAGCGTTACAAATAACACAATAATAAGTATAGCACCCAAAAAGCCCCATTCTTCGCCTACTGTAGTAAAAATATAATCGGTATGTTGTTCGGGTACAAATTTCCCTTTGGTTTGCGTGCCTTCTAGGTAGCCCTTACCCGTCCATCCGCCAGAGCCAATTGCAATTAACGATTGGTTAAGGTTATAGCCTTCTGCCTTATTATCTACCTCCTTACCAAATAATACGTTTATTCGGTCTTTCTGGTGCGACTCTAGTACGTTTTCATATACAAAATCTACCGAATAGGTAAACGCGGCTATTGCTGCAAATAGGGTTATATACAGTACAGGATTCTTTCTGGTACGCTTTTTCATGAAAAAGTGTAATGCCATTATTACCAGTACACCTGCTAGTATAAATTGCCATTTTGTGAGTAGTGCTCCTACAAATAGCACAATAGCTATAAATCCTGTCCATAAATACCAACTGGGCAAGCCCTCGCGGTATATGGCTATAATGAGTATCATAAAAATCATGGCACTTCCTGCATCAGGCTGCATTAATATTAATGCTACAGGGAAAAGTATAATACCAAAAGTAACCAGTTGGTGGTTAAAATTTTTGAGGTCTATTTGTATATCGCTCAGGTATTTTGCTACCATTAACGATGTGGTTATTTTAGCAAATTCCGAGGGTTGCAAGCCAAAACCACCAAACGAATACCAGTTGGTTTGCCCTTTTATGGTTTTACCGAATATAAAGAGCCCAGCAAGTAGTAGTATGGAAAATAAGTAGAAGATAAATGCATACTTTTCGTAAAACTTGGCATCTAACGTTAGTACCACTATAATTATAGGAATACTTATAATAATAAAAAATAGCTGTTTACCGTATATCTGGTTTAAATCCAGTAAAGATGTAGTTACTTCGGGTAACGATGCAGAGTATATAGTTATCCACCCCAGTCCTACTAATAGTATATATAGTAGTACCGTAAGCCAATCTATATTATCGCTTACCCCCTGATTTTTCATTTATTTATTAATTGTAAAAGGTTTTCCGCTTGTTACTTTAGCATATTCTTCTTTAAGTCCTTTAGTAAGCATTCTCACTTCAAGGTCTTTTCGGGTTATTTTTCCTTTTAAGTATTTTTCTATCATTAATGTAGCTATAGGTCCTGCCCATCGTGAGCCCCAATAACCATTTTCTACAAAAACGGCAATAGCAATTTTAGGGTCGTCTTTTGGCGCAAATGCTACAAATATAGAGTGGTCGGTAAGTTGTGTTTTTACACCATTTATTTTGGTAAAGTTTTCGGCAGTACCTGTTTTACCACAAATTTTAATATCTTTTACTTGTAGCAAACTTGCCGTACCTATGTTGTACACATCGTACATGCCCTCTATAATAGGGTCAAAATAATGTTTATCTATGGTAGTTTGGTGTTTTTTTGTAAACTTCTCATCTATTTCACCATCTTTAATTTCCTTAATAATATGAGGGGTATAGTAGTAGCCTTTATTTGCTATTGTTGCCATCATATTGGCCAATTGTATAGGTGTCATTAATATTTCGCCCTGCCCAATAGCGTTTGATATAATAGTCGAACTTCTCCAACCTCCGTTCGGGTAGTAGCGTTTGTAGTAATTTGCATCGGGTATAAGTCCTCTTCTTCCTGGCGGAAGGTCATACCCTAAAAAGTTGCCTAACCCAAAACTTTTCAAGTGCTTGCTCCATGCTTCTACGCCCAATTCGGGTTTGGTATATTTATCTATAGTAAGCCTAAACGTATTGGCAAAATAGGTATTACACGATTTGTATATCCCTGCGTGCAGCTTATTGCTCCCCGAGTCGTGGCATTTCATAAAAGCACCGCGCCCGTAGCTAAACCCATGCCGGCATGTAAAAGCAGTATTTTCGTCAATCACTTCTTCTTGCAAACCAATAAGCCCTGTTAATATTTTAAATGGCGAGCCTGGAGGGTATTCTGCCAATAAACCCCTATCGTATAGCGGTATGCCTAGTGTATCTTTTTCCAGTTTTTTGTAGTTGTTAGAGCGTTCTCTACCTACGAGTAACGAAGGGCTATAGGTTGGTGCGGTAACTAATGCCAGTATTTCTCCCGATTTGGGTTCTATAGCTACAATACCACCACGCTTTTCAAACATTAGTGCTTCGCCATATTGCTGTAGCTTACTATCTAACGTTAAGGTAATATCTTTACCTTGTATAGCGATAGTATCATAAATACCTCCTTTAAACGGACCTATTTCACGATTAAAACGGTCTTTTTGGATGTATTTTACGCCTTTTATGCCGCGCAGTTCTTTCTCGTATACTTGCTCTACTCCTTGGCGCCCAATCAAATCACCACTTTTGTAATAGGGCTGTTTTTTTATTGTCGCTTCACCTACCTGTCCAATATATCCAAAAACATTAGCCCCTGCATCAATCTGGTAATCTCTTAAGGAACGCTTTACAATATCGAACCCTTTAAACCGACGTATTTTTTCCTGAAAAGCAGCAAATTCTTTTTTGTTTAGCTGTGCTAAAAATACAGAGGGTAGGCGTGGGCTATATACCCTCGCCTTATTCACTTTATCAATATAATACTCTTTGGTAACGTTGAGTAATCGGCACACTTGTAGTGTATCTATATTATCACTCAACTCTTTAGGTGTAACCATAATATCATACGATGGTTGGTTGGCTACCATTAGGTTACCGTTTCTGTCGTATATATACCCTCTTTCAGGATATTCGTATTTAACTTTTATAGCATTATTTTCTGATTGTTTGATATACGAATCATCAATAATTTGCAAGTAGTATAATTTTGCCGATATGAGTAAAGCACCAACAATAATAAGTGCGGGTAATAATATCTTTCTCATCGTTTTGCAGGTTTAGTTAAATAAATAATGGTAATACATAGTATTAATGTAAACGCTGCGGATAGTACCGACCGTAATAAAATATCGAGTACTAGGCTGAACCTAAATATTTCTAAAATATATAAAATTAAATGATGTAGTATAACAGATATAAGTATAAACGAAAAACGCTCTGATGATAGTTTGTCGTTTATTCGGATGGTTTGGTACTCGTAACTTATTCCAAAGGAGAATTTAAATATGGTAGGGCGCATATAGGCAAGCGTAACACTTGCTGCGGCATGTACCCCGCCAGAATTGAGAAACATATCGATACCAAGTCCTAACAAAAAACTTGAAAACACGAGTAAAGCCCTGCTACCGTTTACGGGGTATAATAGTATAAAAAGTATATAGGGGTAGGGGTTAACAAACCCAAAAAGGTTAATACGGTTAAATACAATTACTTGTAAAATAAGTAAAACAATAAAGCGGACACTATTTGTTACTACATCCCTATTCATTTCCCGTTTCTGCTTCCAGTTGTATTATCTCATTCCTATCTTCATTCCCAATTACGTACACATGCCCCAAGTTAGTCATGTCGTTAAACAGCCTTACATTAAGGGTATAGTAGTTGGTGCGGTTGTCAGTAAAAATTTGCTCTACCGTGCCTACAGGTATATTTTCTGGGAATATATCCGACCGACCTCCTGTTACAATAGTATCGCCTTTGGCTACAGCGGCTAGTTTTGGTACATCTATAAGTTGGGTGTAACCTGCATTTTTAGCATCCCAAACTAAAAAACCGTAATGCCCACTCTTTTTAATTTTAGCAGCCAGTTTAAATTTTAAGTTAAGTACGCTTATAGCAGTAGCATAGTTAGGCGATACATTTTCTATAATGCCTACTACCCCAAAATTACTAACTACACCCATATCGGGCTTTACACCATCGTTTGTACCGCTATTAAGGGTAATGTAGTTTTTGTGTTTGCTGTACGAATTGCCTATTACTTTAGAGGGAATAACATCAAAATTACCAATGGCAGTGGGTAATGCTGCTATTGGTGTGCTTGTACTATCAGGCGTATTAAATAATAATTTTTTTAATCGCGCATTTTCATTAGCCAGTTTTTCGTTTTCCTTCCGTAAGTCCAAATACTTTTCTGCGTTGTACACTTGCTGAAAGGTGTAACCACTAATAGCGTTTGCCGATGAAATGGTCATGCTTTTATGATACGAGTGTGATTGTATCGTAAGGGTTAACGATATGCCCAAAAGCAGCAAAAACAGTAGTAGAATACTGTTTTTAAATATAAAATTTACTATTTGCTGCATTGATTAGTTCTTTATTTTATGAGTATACTTTTAAATTTTTGTATGTTTTTAAGTGCCATTCCTGTTCCTCTTACTACTGCCCTAAGCGGATCTTCGGCAATGTAAACAGGTAAATCTGTCTTTTGCGATATTCGTTTATCCAAGCCTCTTAACATCGATCCTCCACCAGCAAGGTAAATACCTGTGTTATAAATATCGGCTGCTAGCTCGGGTGGGGTTTGCGATAATGTTTCCATAACAGCATCCTCTATACGTTGTATCGATTTATCTAATGCCTTTGCAATTTCACGATACGATACGTCTACCTGCTTTGGTTTACCTGTAAGTAAGTCGCGCCCTTGTACCGACATATCTTCGGGTGGTGTTTCTAAATCTTCCAGAGCAGCACCTATTTGTATTTTTATTTTCTCGGCAGTACTCTCACCAACAAAAAGGTTGTGCTGCGTACGCATGTAGTATACAATATCGTTGGTAAATACATCACCAGCAATTTTTACCGATTTATCGCATACAATACCGCCTAGTGCTATAACAGCAATTTCGGTAGTACCACCACCTATATCTACAATCATGTTACCTTTAGGTTGCATAATATCTACGCCAATACCTATTGCTGCTGCCATAGGCTCGTGGATGAGGTATACCTCTTTACCATTTACGCGCTCTGCCGATTCTTTTACGGCACGCATCTCCACTTCTGTAATACCCGATGGTATACAAATTACCATACGGAGTGCAGGTTTAAAAAGCTTCTTTTTTAATGCAGGGATACTTTTAATAAAAAGACTTATCATTTTTTCCGATGCATCAAAATCGGCAATTACCCCATCTTTAAGTGGGC
The Flavobacterium litorale genome window above contains:
- a CDS encoding carboxy terminal-processing peptidase encodes the protein MNAILSYMKRNYKVLIIVTVLAVALWSFIPKQEKAYDPEKDRILIELITFVVEKGHYSPEEIDDEFSKGVYKNYLESIDPSKRFFIQSDIEEFSKYETRLDDMIKSKDLTFFDLTHNRLKARMSEAKGFYEEILEKPFDFTADEQFSVDYDKQPYPANDNALRKRWEKQLKLSVLSSVVDKQKLQENPPADKGDKKADTKKPDDVKKTFAELEKEARESNLKSLNDYFDFIEDLKREEWFTMYLNAIAERFDPHTFYLAPNDKEKFDTSMRGSLEGIGARLLKKSDYIEISELIPGGPAWRGKELEPGDLIMKVAQGDEDPIDIAGMRIDDVVKKIKGPKGTEVRLTVKKVDGTIDVISIIREVVEIEETYAKSSIVKKDGKLYGIINLPKFYIDFENKDNRDAAKDVAVEVARLKEEGVEGIIMDLRNNGGGSLRTVVDITGLFIEKGPVVQVRSRSNDGSPNGRVEVLRDNDATVQWDGPLVVLVNNFSASASEIFAAAIQDYNRGIIMGSRHTYGKGTVQNIIDLNQFVRSSSMGDLGALKTTTQKFYRINGGSTQREGVYSDIVMPDRFSYIDMGERDMDYAMPWDKIAKADYRTANNNFSTIVSESKKRMASNPQFQLVDENAKWINEQKDDNTYSLEIDKFKAELTKNEAITKKFKALNDYKNNLKFEALKHDKKIFEKDPSFAEKKERWYESLSKDIYVEEAINVLDDMQVESPRKSEGIAKTTKTIKTR
- a CDS encoding ABC transporter permease; the protein is MDKSNQSLTGLALQKFKKNFWGVLSFWFILILIFVALFAYVLAPDNTKNANWGDLAIGSKSPGFTVKMLTLPHNKQQYTTTFASYFTGKTNVVPKVPILDYSIVNDSITYTTYAEDATMATTKRIALASYGNNVTVTTIEQDYIRNQKFILGTDSQGRDLLSRLIVGSRVSIAIGFVAVFISLVVGIFFGAIAGYFGGKVDAFVMWLVNIIWSIPTLLLVIAITLALGKGFWQVFIAVGLTMWVEVARVVRGQVMSLKQMQFVTAARALGYRDGRIIFKHILPNSMAPVIVISAANFASAILVESGLSFLGLGAQPPVPSWGGMIKDHYNYIILGKPYLALAPGIAMLLLVLAFMMMGNALRDSLDVKTE
- the rodA gene encoding rod shape-determining protein RodA codes for the protein MKNQGVSDNIDWLTVLLYILLVGLGWITIYSASLPEVTTSLLDLNQIYGKQLFFIIISIPIIIVVLTLDAKFYEKYAFIFYLFSILLLAGLFIFGKTIKGQTNWYSFGGFGLQPSEFAKITTSLMVAKYLSDIQIDLKNFNHQLVTFGIILFPVALILMQPDAGSAMIFMILIIAIYREGLPSWYLWTGFIAIVLFVGALLTKWQFILAGVLVIMALHFFMKKRTRKNPVLYITLFAAIAAFTYSVDFVYENVLESHQKDRINVLFGKEVDNKAEGYNLNQSLIAIGSGGWTGKGYLEGTQTKGKFVPEQHTDYIFTTVGEEWGFLGAILIIVLFVTLLLRILFIAERQKSSFSRTYGYCVAAILFMHFFVNIAMLINLFPTIGVPLPFFSYGGSSLFAFTILLFIFIKLDANRINEW